The following are encoded in a window of Haloarcula halophila genomic DNA:
- the cobJ gene encoding precorrin-3B C(17)-methyltransferase, with translation MSTDDTTERSTETETSCTASETADATDAETSSACGASSSSSESSCGSSTGSTTDETVESTVDDFEADPGRLTAVGLGPGQPEGMTARAREALLSTDHIVGYTTYVDLLPDEVTESAEELYDTPMCGEVSRTEEAIDRALAGNDVAIIGSGDPNVYALAGLALEILESKGATASMVDFEVVPGVPAAQSCGARLGAPLVNDTVSISLSDHLTDMPEIESRLHAAAGEGFTIAIYNPWSRKRRENFQTCCEILLEHRAPDTPVGIVHGAGREDERVEIIELGELAELGETELIDMTTTILVGNEETYVWDDRMVTPRGYESKYDY, from the coding sequence ATGAGCACTGACGACACCACCGAACGGAGTACAGAGACCGAAACGAGTTGCACCGCGAGCGAAACGGCAGACGCGACGGACGCCGAGACGAGTTCGGCCTGTGGCGCGTCGAGTTCGTCGTCCGAGTCGAGCTGTGGGAGTTCGACGGGGTCAACGACCGACGAGACCGTCGAGTCCACTGTCGACGACTTCGAGGCCGACCCCGGCCGGCTGACGGCTGTGGGACTCGGACCGGGACAACCCGAGGGGATGACCGCCCGCGCTCGCGAGGCGCTGTTGTCGACGGACCACATCGTCGGCTACACGACCTACGTCGACCTCCTGCCGGACGAGGTCACGGAGTCGGCCGAGGAGCTGTACGACACGCCGATGTGTGGGGAGGTCTCACGCACCGAGGAGGCGATCGACCGCGCACTGGCCGGCAACGACGTGGCGATCATCGGCAGCGGTGACCCGAACGTCTACGCGCTGGCGGGTCTGGCACTGGAGATCCTCGAATCGAAGGGCGCGACCGCGAGCATGGTCGATTTCGAGGTCGTTCCCGGGGTCCCGGCCGCCCAATCCTGTGGCGCGCGGCTGGGTGCGCCACTCGTCAACGACACCGTCAGCATCTCGCTGTCGGACCACCTCACCGACATGCCGGAGATCGAGTCGCGGCTCCACGCCGCGGCCGGCGAGGGCTTTACAATCGCCATCTACAACCCCTGGAGCCGCAAGCGCCGGGAGAACTTCCAGACCTGCTGTGAGATCCTGCTGGAACATCGCGCGCCCGACACGCCGGTGGGCATCGTCCACGGCGCCGGCCGCGAGGACGAGCGTGTCGAGATCATCGAACTCGGCGAACTGGCGGAGCTGGGCGAGACGGAGCTGATCGACATGACGACGACGATCCTCGTGGGCAACGAGGAGACCTACGTCTGGGACGATCGGATGGTGACTCCGCGGGGGTACGAGTCGAAGTATGACTACTGA
- a CDS encoding ferredoxin yields MTTEYQVRLDRAACDGIFACLVRDDRFVEAEDGLAAIEGGEDTLGDHDDGSQLVTFDDDRLEAAQQAASACPVDAIDVVLEGADE; encoded by the coding sequence ATGACTACTGAGTACCAGGTCCGGCTGGATCGGGCCGCCTGTGACGGGATCTTCGCCTGTCTCGTCCGGGACGACCGATTCGTAGAGGCCGAGGACGGACTGGCGGCGATCGAAGGCGGCGAGGACACGCTCGGGGACCACGACGACGGCAGTCAGCTCGTGACCTTCGACGACGACCGTCTGGAAGCGGCCCAGCAGGCCGCGAGTGCCTGCCCGGTCGACGCGATCGACGTGGTGCTGGAGGGCGCCGATGAGTGA